The proteins below come from a single Mya arenaria isolate MELC-2E11 chromosome 6, ASM2691426v1 genomic window:
- the LOC128238019 gene encoding protein dachsous-like: protein MAEPREVDSEVIINTQRETDGIDEYASLDSVSEAGSTDHITLDDLQGEALLIKETETVKARTITPWEQKKLDWSKGNFHVNGYERCNTYTQFKGEKSDATNRVEQKQMTSSFNGCEITDGTMDESNNTRILLTSPLALNLTECKVGGIENYPNRLFEITQGLPGSATAEIKVTVDDVDDQNPVFTSVTYRLDVAENNASAINVSLETIPPLHAYDPDFGINSTIKYSIKKSPDLFSIDESTAEIHISKLLDYEQTSEYTVTIEAYQEDRPSTRTAQTTLNIYVIDVDDNGPYFKPNVVNVTVLENQLNGTRLHEVKALDIDTEEKGYIFYTLAGDGPFELKTIDNRTAVLEVNGKLDRETKSSFVLTVIPRSVLNEVGKNKLTVNIEVADINDNSPVFIQGLYHFNINNTISLSKGMTIGEVTAEDKDTGDNADIIYTILKNAVNVHDCQQFTLPFDLDSTTGKFVMTVSDLHCEYYSLIVEACDNPVPSFPARRCETTSVDIKRFVADGIRKYVKTFDVKENDPCNGQGLIYDIIPEKARLAFNISDNGDMLLTAAVLDRENISSYALIIDVKQGGDLKCVYNISVNVIDVNDNPPLFTSEKNVFYITPSTADGSKIGTVKAEDHDTEENARINYFLTDNGASLFHIDNHTGDIYVDSPSSLADITKLYFTAMDMGTPSLRSTALAYVAHGDDGFVSIKTPLTVEQLTQQHSYFEHQLSRILGLPVNVNNIIELQNDKLHKSQMKLSPKDESIDNFLFISYVYNHFEEIRSLMYTTELLGGTNFGAPEIGLIVMAVVILIETAVIIHRLFGKKLTQVSPSFEVQEISTELTEDEHNEEMDPDNNQTTSSRYNEEQVE from the exons ATGGCAGAACCAAGAGAGGTCGACAGCGAGGTGATAATCAATACACAAAGGGAAACAGATGGTATAGACGAATATGCATCTTTGGATTCTGTATCCGAGGCCGGGTCCACGGACCACATCACACTGGATGATCTGCAAGGGGAAGCTTT ATTAATTAAAGAGACAGAAACGGTAAAAGCGCGCACCATTACGCCGTGGGAGCAAAAAAAACTAGACTGGAGCAAAGGTAACTTTCACGTTAACGGATATGAACGATGTAACACGTATACACAGTTCAAAGGCGAGAAAAGTGACGCCACTAACCGTGTTGAACAGAAGCAA atGACATCGTCGTTTAACGGATGTGAAATAACGGATGGAACAATG GATGAAAGTAATAACACACGCATTTTGCTCACCTCACCACTTGCGCTGAACTTAACGGAGTGCAAGGTTGGAGGGATAGAAAACTACCCGAACAGGCTCTTCGAAATCACA CAAGGTCTTCCGGGTTCAGCCACTGCCGAAATAAAAGTGACTGTAGACGACGTTGACGACCAAAACCCTGTCTTCACCAGTGTTACGTATAGGCTGGATGTGGCTGAAAac AATGCGTCGGCTATAAACGTCTCGTTAGAAACAATACCGCCACTGCATGCCTACGATCCCGATTTTGGAATTAATTCCACAATCAAGTACTCGATCAAAAAAT CTCCTGATTTGTTCTCGATTGATGAAAGTACCGCTGAAATACACATTTCTAAACTCCTTGATTATGAACAAACCTCTGAATACACCGTCACGATTGAG GCTTATCAAGAGGACAGACCTAGTACACGGACCGCCCAGACCACGTTGAATATTTACGTGATAGACGTTGACGACAACGGGCCATACTTCAAACCGAACGTTGTAAACGTCACAGTGTTGGAAAACCAATTGAACGGAACTCGGCTTCACGAAGTTAAAGCTTTAGATATAGATACG GAAGAAAAAGGATACATATTCTACACTCTGGCTGGTGATGGTCCTTTTGAACTGAAGACAATTGACAACCGAACCGCAGTATTGGAAGTTAATGGAAAGCTAGACCGAGAAACTAAATCATCGTTTGTACTTACT GTTATACCTCGGTCTGTTCTGAACGAGGTGGGAAAGAACAAATTAACAGTAAACATCGAGGTTGCTGACATCAATGACAACAGTCCCGTGTTCATCCAAGGTCTTTaccatttcaacattaacaacaCCATCAGTCTGTCCAAAGGAATGACAATCGGAGAA GTTACCGCGGAAGACAAGGATACGGGAGATAACGCTGATATTATCTACACAATTCTTAAGAATGCAGTGAATGTTCATGACTGCCAGCAGTTTACGCTGCCCTTCGATTTGGACTCTACAACTGGAAAATTTGTTATGACAGTGAGCGATTTGCATTGCGAATATTATTCGCTCATCGTGGAAGCTTGCGATAACCCCGTCCCTAGCTTTCCAGCTCG ACGTTGTGAAACCACAAGCGTAGATATTAAGCGTTTTGTAGCCGACGGTATTCGGAAGTATGTCAAGACGTTTGATGTCAAGGAGAACGACCCA tgCAACGGCCAAGGTTTGATATATGACATTATTCCAGAAAAGGCGAGGCTGGCATTTAATATATCCGACAATGG AGACATGTTATTGACAGCAGCGGTGTTAGATAGGGAAAATATCAGCTCGTACGCCCTCATTATAGATGTGAAACAGGGTGGTGAT TTAAAGTGCGTATACAATATCTCTGTCAATGTGATAGACGTCAACGATAATCCTCCTCTGTTTACAAGTGAAAAGAATGTATTCTACATTACCCCTTCTACAGCTGATGGGTCTAAAATTGGAACCGTAAAG GCAGAGGACCATGATACGGAGGAGAATGCACGAATCAATTATTTCTTAACTGATAATGG GGCTTCATTGTTCCATATTGACAATCACACGGGAGACATTTACGTGGACAGTCCAAGTTCGTTAGCGGATATAACAAAGTTGTACTTTACGGCAATGGACATGGGTACACCATCTCTTCGATCAACAGCCCTTGCATAC GTCGCACATGGAGATGATGGCTTCGTTTCAATCAAAACACCTTTAACTGTCGAACAACTTACACAACAACACAGTTATTTTGAGCA CCAACTTAGCCGGATTTTAGGGTTGCCGGTGAACGTAAACAACATTATTGAGCTACAAAATGACAAGCTCCACAA GTCACAGATGAAACTGTCGCCTAAAGACGAAAGCATCGacaattttttattcattaG CTACGTGTATAACCACTTTGAAGAAATTCGGTCCCTGATGTATACTACTGAACTATTGGGAGGTACCAATTTTGGTGCGCCTGAAATTGGCCTTATTGTCATGGCAGTGGTCATTCTTATTGAAACAGCAGTTATTATACACAGACTGTTTGG CAAAAAATTGACACAGGTAAGTCCCAGTTTTGAGGTGCAGGAAATCAGCACCGAGCTGACCGAAGATGAACATAATGAAGAAATGGACCCGGACAATAATCAAACTACGTCCAGCAGATATAATGAAGAACAAGTAGAGTAG